Proteins from one Gaiella occulta genomic window:
- a CDS encoding 3'-5' exonuclease, whose amino-acid sequence MSTTAAIPVTPRSAPAPALGARGAGEGLPGIVRGRSEVPAPAAYAVFDCETTGTTPGVDEIVSLAIVRLDAGAVETARYARIVRPSRPIPAEATLVHGIGDGDVADAPRFAEIAAEVLGLLDGAVFVAHNAGFDLAMLQHAFASAGIDYEPVAVACTLDAFRLLEPLADDHRLQSICARRGIALKGAHEALSDVLATAALLRVLLLDEGVAPETVQLDHAAYMRLRSRGDTRPASQPQIRRVFGMARSAGLLRRDGGVDRAQVVALVARVTGGDDVDSLTRAQVQDVYDALELLIEQRAAAAHA is encoded by the coding sequence ATGTCGACGACGGCCGCCATCCCTGTCACGCCGAGGTCCGCTCCGGCCCCGGCGCTCGGGGCGCGGGGTGCCGGCGAGGGCCTACCGGGAATCGTCCGCGGCCGGTCGGAGGTGCCGGCGCCGGCGGCCTACGCGGTGTTCGACTGCGAGACGACCGGGACGACGCCGGGCGTGGACGAGATCGTCTCGCTCGCGATCGTGCGTCTCGACGCCGGCGCCGTCGAGACGGCCAGGTACGCACGGATCGTGCGGCCGTCGCGCCCGATCCCGGCAGAGGCGACGCTCGTGCACGGCATCGGCGACGGCGACGTGGCCGACGCGCCGCGCTTCGCGGAGATCGCCGCGGAGGTTCTCGGTCTGCTCGACGGGGCCGTGTTCGTCGCACACAACGCCGGGTTCGACCTCGCGATGCTGCAGCACGCTTTCGCGAGCGCCGGCATCGACTACGAACCGGTCGCGGTGGCATGCACGCTCGACGCGTTCCGGCTGCTGGAGCCGCTCGCGGACGACCATCGCCTGCAGTCGATCTGCGCGCGGCGCGGGATCGCGCTCAAGGGCGCGCACGAAGCGCTGAGCGACGTGCTCGCGACCGCGGCGCTCCTGCGCGTGCTCCTCCTCGACGAGGGCGTCGCCCCGGAGACGGTGCAGCTCGACCATGCCGCGTACATGCGGCTTCGCTCCCGCGGCGACACGCGACCCGCTTCGCAGCCGCAGATCCGCAGGGTCTTCGGCATGGCGCGCTCGGCGGGTCTTCTCCGCCGCGACGGCGGCGTCGACCGCGCCCAGGTCGTCGCGCTCGTCGCGCGCGTCACCGGCGGCGACGACGTCGACTCGCTGACCCGCGCGCAGGTGCAGGACGTCTACGACGCGCTCGAGCTGCTGATCGAGCAGCGCGCGGCGGCCGCGCACGCCTGA
- a CDS encoding isovaleryl-CoA dehydrogenase, with amino-acid sequence MAVDVGSVRNQPPPLEGYDLFTENRPLVEALRREGGAAWEESAAALGVELGGEPLEWGRLANVNAPLLRSHDRYGERLDEVEFHPAWHALMALGVRHGLHALSWREPRPGAHVARAAMFVTYSQVEQGSGCPISMTHAAVPALRAEPALAAAWEPRLASLVYEPRLLPAAEKEGALCGMAMTEKQGGSDVRANESAAEPLDGDDGAFLLTGHKWFCSAPMCDAFLVLAYAPGGLSCFLLPRLLPDGTRNDFRIQRLKDKLGNRSNASAEIEFEGAWARLVGAEGAGVRTIIEMVNHTRLDCVLGSAAIMRRAVAEATHHAAHRVAFGRLLAEQPLMANVLADLCIESEAATATALRVARAYDEGDAAFRRLATAVAKYWICKRAPEHVAEALECVGGNGYVEESVLPRLYREAPVNSIWEGAGNIQCLDVLRAARKQPDSLDAFLAEVALAQGADARLDAALAELRGALSNQDGIEHRARRIVERLATCLQGSLLVRHAPHEVADAFCATRLGGEGGLSYGTLPRGVDCAAIVERHRPRVR; translated from the coding sequence GTGGCAGTCGACGTGGGCTCCGTCCGCAACCAGCCGCCTCCGCTCGAGGGCTACGACCTGTTCACCGAGAACCGGCCGCTCGTCGAGGCGTTGCGGCGCGAGGGCGGCGCTGCCTGGGAGGAGAGCGCGGCGGCGCTCGGGGTCGAGCTCGGCGGCGAGCCGCTCGAGTGGGGCCGTCTCGCGAACGTCAACGCGCCGCTCCTGCGCAGCCACGACCGCTACGGCGAGCGGCTCGACGAGGTCGAGTTCCACCCCGCCTGGCACGCGCTGATGGCGCTCGGCGTCCGCCACGGCCTGCACGCGCTCTCGTGGCGCGAGCCGCGGCCGGGAGCCCACGTCGCCCGCGCGGCGATGTTCGTCACCTACTCGCAGGTCGAGCAGGGCTCGGGCTGCCCCATCTCGATGACGCACGCCGCGGTGCCCGCGCTCCGTGCCGAGCCGGCGCTCGCCGCCGCGTGGGAGCCGCGTCTCGCCTCGCTCGTGTACGAGCCCCGGCTGCTGCCGGCGGCGGAGAAGGAGGGCGCGCTGTGCGGGATGGCGATGACCGAGAAGCAGGGCGGCTCCGACGTGCGCGCGAACGAGTCGGCCGCCGAGCCGCTCGACGGCGACGACGGCGCGTTCCTGCTCACCGGGCACAAGTGGTTCTGCTCGGCGCCGATGTGCGACGCCTTCCTCGTGCTCGCCTACGCGCCGGGTGGCCTCTCGTGCTTCCTGCTCCCGCGCCTGCTTCCCGACGGGACGCGCAACGACTTCCGCATCCAGCGCCTGAAGGACAAGCTCGGCAACCGCTCGAACGCCTCCGCCGAGATCGAGTTCGAGGGCGCGTGGGCGCGGCTCGTCGGCGCGGAGGGCGCCGGCGTGCGGACGATCATCGAGATGGTCAACCACACGCGCCTCGACTGCGTGCTCGGATCGGCGGCGATCATGCGCCGCGCCGTCGCCGAGGCGACCCACCACGCAGCCCATCGGGTCGCCTTCGGCCGTCTGCTGGCCGAGCAGCCGCTGATGGCGAACGTGCTCGCCGACCTCTGCATCGAGTCCGAGGCCGCGACTGCGACGGCGTTGCGGGTCGCGCGCGCCTACGACGAGGGCGATGCCGCTTTCCGCCGGCTCGCGACAGCGGTCGCCAAGTACTGGATCTGCAAGCGCGCCCCCGAGCACGTCGCCGAGGCGCTCGAGTGCGTCGGCGGCAACGGCTACGTCGAGGAGTCGGTGCTGCCGCGCCTCTATCGCGAGGCGCCGGTCAACTCGATCTGGGAGGGCGCCGGCAACATCCAGTGCCTCGACGTGCTCCGCGCGGCGCGCAAGCAGCCGGACAGCCTCGACGCCTTCCTCGCCGAGGTCGCGCTCGCGCAGGGCGCGGACGCCCGCCTCGACGCCGCCCTCGCGGAGCTGCGCGGCGCGCTCTCCAACCAGGATGGGATCGAGCACCGGGCGCGCCGGATCGTCGAGCGGCTCGCGACCTGCCTGCAGGGCTCGCTGCTCGTCCGCCACGCCCCGCACGAGGTCGCCGACGCCTTCTGCGCGACGCGCCTCGGCGGCGAGGGCGGGCTCTCCTACGGCACCCTCCCGCGCGGCGTCGACTGCGCCGCGATCGTCGAGCGCCACCGGCCGCGGGTGCGCTGA
- a CDS encoding cation transporter, with amino-acid sequence MSTAPATLPRRVGAGEEWLRAARRARLLSWISLAWMGAEGALAITAGVLAGSIALVGFGIDSFIEGIASLVIVWRFTGARLHSGAAERRAQRLVAIQFFLLAPYVSFEAIEKLAGGEQPRTSWLGVALTASSLAGMPMLGIAKRRLAEKLGSAATRGEGMQNILCAYLAAAVLAGLLGNTLFGLWWLDPVAALAIAAVAVKEGRASWRGEGCCASC; translated from the coding sequence GTGAGCACCGCTCCCGCCACGCTGCCGCGACGAGTGGGAGCGGGCGAGGAGTGGCTTCGCGCCGCGCGCAGGGCGCGCCTCCTCTCCTGGATCAGCCTCGCCTGGATGGGCGCCGAGGGGGCGCTCGCGATCACCGCGGGCGTCCTCGCCGGGTCGATCGCGCTCGTCGGGTTCGGCATCGACAGCTTCATCGAGGGCATCGCCAGCCTCGTCATCGTCTGGCGCTTCACCGGCGCCCGCCTCCACTCGGGAGCCGCCGAGCGGCGCGCGCAGCGGCTCGTCGCGATCCAGTTCTTCCTGCTCGCGCCGTACGTGAGCTTCGAGGCGATCGAGAAGCTCGCCGGCGGCGAGCAGCCGCGGACGAGTTGGCTCGGCGTCGCGCTCACCGCGTCGAGCCTGGCGGGGATGCCGATGCTGGGGATCGCGAAGCGCCGCCTCGCCGAGAAGCTCGGCTCCGCGGCGACACGCGGCGAGGGGATGCAGAACATCCTCTGCGCGTACCTCGCGGCCGCGGTCCTCGCCGGGCTGCTCGGCAACACGCTCTTCGGTCTCTGGTGGCTCGACCCCGTCGCCGCCCTCGCGATCGCCGCGGTCGCCGTCAAGGAAGGGCGCGCGAGCTGGCGCGGCGAAGGCTGCTGCGCGAGTTGCTGA
- a CDS encoding ArsR/SmtB family transcription factor, with product MAADRCDVLCLDLPQAERLRARRLGAAAAERASRRARALADPTRLTLAVVLAEADELCVCDLGWIAERSQALVSHHLRALRSEGLVTSRRERKMVMYALTGKGRRLVDAVLAAGEVVAE from the coding sequence GTGGCTGCCGACCGCTGCGACGTCCTCTGCCTCGACCTGCCGCAGGCGGAGCGCCTGCGCGCGCGGCGTCTCGGCGCCGCGGCCGCCGAGCGCGCGTCCCGGCGCGCGCGGGCGCTCGCCGATCCGACGCGCCTCACCCTCGCGGTCGTGCTCGCGGAAGCCGACGAGCTCTGCGTCTGCGACCTCGGCTGGATCGCGGAGCGATCGCAGGCTCTCGTCTCGCATCACCTGCGCGCGCTGCGCAGCGAAGGGCTCGTGACCTCCCGGCGCGAGCGCAAGATGGTGATGTACGCGCTGACCGGGAAGGGACGGCGACTCGTCGATGCCGTGCTCGCCGCCGGCGAGGTGGTCGCCGAGTGA
- a CDS encoding Nramp family divalent metal transporter: MPSPHRSLPGSSLVVGVEEALPGEAAVLRAAERSLNGQRRGARRVTPFLGPAFIAAVAYVDPGNFATNMAGGAQFGYLLLWVVLTANLMAMLIQSMSAKLGIATGMNLPEVCRERFPRPVSFLLWIQAEAIAMATDLAEFIGAAIGINLLFGIPLFPAALLTGAAAFLILALQSHGFRRLESVIAGLVGVIVVAFGLQVLLAAPDPGGIARGLLVPGFEGGESVLLAVGILGATVMPHVIYLHSALTQRRIVGATPEVRRRIFRFELVDVVIAMSLAGLINMSMLITASAVFHRRGLFDVGSDLSKVYDGLGVHLGSGANVMFGIALLASGLSSSSVGTMAGQVVMQGFIRRRIPLTLRRGITMVPALAIIAAGVDPYRSLVISQVVLSFGIPFALIPLLLFSRDRSLMGELVNRRLTTAVAAAVATVIVALNLFLLEQTFFG; encoded by the coding sequence ATGCCGTCGCCGCACCGGTCGCTGCCGGGGAGCTCCCTCGTCGTCGGGGTCGAGGAGGCCCTGCCCGGCGAGGCGGCGGTGCTGCGGGCCGCCGAGCGCTCGCTGAACGGGCAGCGGCGCGGCGCACGGCGCGTGACGCCGTTCCTGGGGCCCGCCTTCATCGCCGCCGTCGCCTACGTCGACCCCGGCAACTTCGCCACCAACATGGCGGGCGGCGCCCAGTTCGGCTACCTGCTGCTGTGGGTCGTGCTGACGGCGAACCTGATGGCGATGCTGATCCAGTCGATGAGTGCGAAGCTCGGGATCGCGACGGGGATGAACCTGCCCGAGGTCTGCCGCGAGCGCTTCCCGCGACCGGTCTCGTTCCTGCTCTGGATCCAGGCGGAGGCGATCGCGATGGCCACCGATCTCGCCGAGTTCATCGGCGCCGCGATCGGCATCAACCTCCTGTTCGGGATCCCGCTCTTTCCCGCGGCGCTGCTCACCGGCGCCGCCGCCTTCCTCATTCTCGCGCTGCAGTCGCACGGGTTCCGTCGCCTCGAGTCGGTGATCGCGGGGCTCGTCGGCGTCATCGTGGTCGCCTTCGGGCTGCAGGTGCTCCTCGCCGCACCCGACCCGGGCGGCATCGCGCGGGGACTGCTCGTACCCGGCTTCGAGGGCGGCGAGAGCGTGCTGCTCGCCGTCGGCATCCTCGGCGCGACCGTGATGCCGCACGTGATCTACCTGCACTCGGCGCTGACGCAGCGCCGCATCGTCGGCGCGACGCCGGAGGTGCGCAGGCGCATCTTCCGCTTCGAGCTCGTCGACGTCGTGATCGCGATGAGCCTCGCCGGCCTCATCAACATGAGCATGCTCATCACCGCCTCTGCGGTGTTCCACCGGCGCGGCCTCTTCGACGTCGGCAGCGACCTGTCGAAGGTCTACGACGGCCTCGGCGTGCACCTGGGGTCGGGCGCGAACGTCATGTTCGGCATCGCGCTGCTCGCCTCCGGCCTGTCGTCGTCGAGCGTCGGCACGATGGCCGGGCAGGTCGTGATGCAGGGCTTCATCCGGCGCCGGATCCCTCTCACCCTGCGGCGCGGCATCACGATGGTGCCGGCGCTCGCGATCATCGCCGCCGGCGTCGACCCGTACCGCTCGCTCGTGATCAGCCAGGTCGTGCTCTCGTTCGGCATCCCGTTCGCGCTCATCCCCCTCCTCCTCTTCTCGCGCGACCGGTCGCTGATGGGCGAGCTCGTCAACCGGCGCCTGACGACGGCCGTAGCCGCCGCCGTCGCGACGGTGATCGTCGCGCTCAACCTGTTTCTGCTCGAGCAGACGTTCTTCGGCTGA
- a CDS encoding aminoacyl-tRNA deacylase: MPGTMKVAPLIDVLDREGVAYELLEHARTERAVAEAEALGLPPHEVAKTLVVATPEGNARVVLPASERLDMHKLRDVVGGGKETRLLAEEDLVRAYPEFELGAVPPVGGPRERVILDRRLATRDTLVIEAGAHDRSVRLRPQALIVAAGALVEDVCCD; this comes from the coding sequence ATGCCCGGGACGATGAAGGTCGCTCCGCTGATCGACGTGCTCGACCGCGAGGGGGTTGCGTACGAGCTGCTCGAGCACGCTCGCACCGAGCGGGCGGTCGCAGAGGCCGAGGCGCTCGGGCTGCCGCCGCACGAGGTCGCCAAGACGCTCGTCGTCGCCACGCCCGAGGGGAACGCCCGTGTCGTGTTGCCCGCGTCCGAGCGGCTCGACATGCACAAGCTGCGCGACGTGGTCGGTGGGGGCAAGGAGACGCGCCTGCTCGCCGAGGAGGATCTCGTGCGCGCATACCCCGAGTTCGAGCTCGGGGCCGTCCCGCCCGTCGGCGGGCCGCGCGAGCGCGTGATCCTCGACCGCAGGCTCGCAACGCGCGACACGCTCGTCATCGAGGCGGGCGCCCACGACCGCTCGGTGCGCCTGCGCCCGCAGGCGCTGATCGTCGCGGCCGGCGCGCTCGTGGAGGACGTCTGCTGCGACTAG
- a CDS encoding lipopolysaccharide biosynthesis protein, whose translation MALAGQLKRLGKHSAIYGLGGLVSRILAVLLLPLYTHYLSKSDYGQIETLVALTTALAIVLRFGISSAFFRFYFDADEPARRRLVLRTSFWFTMTTATAGLVAGVLLAAPVSHALFGTGSATGIVRASFVGLWAQMNYEQLTALFRVEERSAAFVLASLVNIFVTVGATVLLVVVLDKGALGVVVGNFVGTLAVYLALLGYRREQLGLQMSRSLLRDMNRFGMPLVPSALLLWVTNFSDRIFLVKLAGPDEVGLYSVGVRIASAMVLLLTAFRTAWPAFAYSIRGDDEAKLTYRWVLTYLVVLTTWVATALALLSPWLVGWLAAPKFAESSRVVGPLAFAAVAFAGYIVLSIGIGRARRTQFNWVITGAAAAVNVGLNLALIPPYGMMGAAVATVAAYAVMFAGMAWWAQRVYPVPYQWRRVLTAALAGVALAAAGKIGGGGLPVALALALAYPLVLVPLGFYVPAERRAIGAGLRRLAR comes from the coding sequence ATGGCGCTCGCAGGCCAGCTCAAGCGACTCGGCAAGCACTCCGCGATCTACGGCCTCGGCGGCCTCGTCTCGCGGATCCTCGCCGTCCTCCTGCTCCCGCTCTACACGCACTACCTCTCGAAGAGCGACTACGGGCAGATCGAGACCCTCGTCGCGCTGACGACGGCGCTCGCGATCGTCCTCCGCTTCGGCATCTCGTCGGCGTTCTTCCGCTTCTACTTCGACGCCGACGAGCCCGCGCGGCGGCGGCTCGTGCTGCGCACCTCGTTCTGGTTCACGATGACGACGGCGACCGCAGGGCTCGTCGCGGGAGTCCTGCTCGCGGCGCCCGTCTCGCACGCGCTCTTCGGCACGGGCTCGGCGACGGGGATCGTCCGGGCCTCGTTCGTCGGCCTCTGGGCGCAGATGAACTACGAGCAGCTCACGGCACTGTTCCGCGTCGAGGAGCGGTCGGCCGCCTTCGTGCTCGCCAGCCTCGTCAACATCTTCGTCACCGTCGGCGCCACGGTGCTGCTCGTCGTCGTGCTCGACAAGGGCGCGCTCGGCGTCGTCGTCGGGAACTTCGTCGGCACGCTCGCCGTCTACCTGGCGCTGCTCGGGTACCGGCGCGAGCAGCTCGGCCTGCAGATGAGCCGCAGCCTGCTGCGCGACATGAACCGCTTCGGCATGCCGCTCGTGCCGTCGGCGCTGCTCCTGTGGGTGACGAACTTCAGCGACCGCATCTTCCTCGTCAAGCTGGCAGGGCCGGACGAGGTCGGCCTCTACTCGGTCGGCGTGCGCATCGCCTCGGCGATGGTGCTGCTGCTGACGGCGTTCCGCACCGCGTGGCCCGCCTTCGCCTACTCGATCCGCGGCGACGACGAGGCGAAGCTCACCTATCGATGGGTGCTCACGTACCTCGTCGTGCTCACCACCTGGGTTGCAACCGCGCTCGCCCTGCTCTCGCCGTGGCTCGTGGGCTGGCTGGCGGCGCCGAAGTTCGCGGAGTCGTCGCGGGTCGTGGGCCCGCTTGCGTTCGCGGCCGTCGCATTCGCGGGCTACATCGTGCTCTCGATCGGCATCGGGCGCGCCCGGCGCACCCAGTTCAACTGGGTCATCACCGGAGCCGCCGCCGCCGTCAACGTCGGGCTCAACCTGGCGCTGATCCCGCCCTACGGGATGATGGGGGCGGCTGTCGCCACGGTCGCGGCCTATGCCGTCATGTTCGCGGGCATGGCCTGGTGGGCGCAACGCGTCTACCCTGTCCCCTACCAGTGGCGCCGGGTGCTCACCGCCGCCCTCGCGGGCGTCGCGCTCGCGGCGGCCGGCAAGATCGGCGGCGGCGGCCTGCCGGTCGCGCTCGCGCTCGCGCTCGCCTACCCGCTCGTGCTCGTGCCGCTCGGCTTCTACGTGCCGGCCGAGCGGCGCGCGATCGGCGCCGGGCTGCGGCGGCTCGCACGCTGA
- a CDS encoding glycosyltransferase family 4 protein has protein sequence MSAGAPAHGAERPLRVVHCPVNTAGVPWTNVQALRRRGVDARLVVFERYALHPEADRSLDLRGGFLRRQPRQWRALLELLPRTDVFHFVFGLTLVPQTLQFPILKLFGKKSVMHYLGSDIRGKTREQLAYGKKAGAEIVGSYDALRWVPEAEVIPPGIDLSRIDPVAPRDRERPLIVHAPSSRRRKGTEHVVAAVEGLDADLEIVEGLHHDEALARYRGADIVVDQLNAGWYGLFAIECMALGKPVVAFLHDEAVRRTGEAFGMEVPIVSASAETLRERLRPLVADAAERRRIGAASRAYVEHVHDVERVADRLLDVYARL, from the coding sequence GTGAGCGCGGGCGCGCCTGCGCACGGCGCGGAGCGGCCGCTGCGCGTCGTCCACTGCCCCGTCAACACGGCGGGTGTCCCGTGGACGAACGTGCAGGCGCTGCGCCGCCGCGGCGTCGACGCGCGGCTCGTGGTGTTCGAGCGCTACGCGCTCCACCCCGAGGCGGACCGCTCGCTCGACCTCCGCGGCGGCTTCCTGCGCCGGCAGCCGCGCCAGTGGCGGGCCCTGCTCGAGCTGCTCCCGCGCACCGACGTCTTCCATTTCGTCTTCGGTCTCACGCTCGTGCCGCAGACGCTGCAGTTCCCGATCCTGAAGCTCTTCGGCAAGAAGTCCGTGATGCACTACCTCGGCTCCGACATCCGCGGCAAGACGCGCGAGCAGCTCGCCTACGGCAAGAAGGCGGGCGCCGAGATCGTCGGCAGCTACGACGCGCTGCGCTGGGTGCCGGAGGCCGAGGTGATCCCGCCCGGCATCGACCTCTCGCGCATCGACCCGGTAGCGCCCCGCGACCGCGAGCGACCGCTGATCGTGCACGCTCCCTCGTCGCGCCGCCGCAAGGGAACCGAGCACGTCGTCGCCGCCGTCGAGGGGCTCGACGCCGACCTCGAGATCGTCGAGGGCCTCCACCACGACGAGGCGCTCGCGCGCTACCGCGGAGCCGACATCGTCGTCGACCAGCTCAACGCCGGCTGGTACGGGCTGTTCGCGATCGAGTGCATGGCGCTCGGCAAGCCGGTCGTCGCCTTCCTGCACGACGAGGCCGTCCGCCGCACCGGCGAGGCGTTCGGCATGGAGGTGCCGATCGTCTCGGCCAGCGCCGAGACGCTGCGCGAGCGGCTGCGCCCGCTCGTCGCCGACGCGGCCGAGCGGCGCCGCATCGGAGCCGCCTCGCGCGCCTACGTCGAGCACGTACACGACGTGGAGCGCGTCGCCGACCGCCTGCTCGACGTCTACGCTCGGCTCTGA
- a CDS encoding ATP-grasp domain-containing protein, whose protein sequence is MRPITVVVTASGAPGTAALLRGLRENGEREVRLVGTDMSERSVGRHLCDAFHLVPAGSDPGFADAIRAIVEREGADCVLPQSSFDLEGLAQHRESFPVPVLVSRPDAIFRCNDKAETYAFLHRLGLPAPAFRRVSGAAEVEAAARELGYPDVPVCFKPVFSSGSRGFRVLDPTVDRARQLLDERPGSVAMRLEEAVELLPAEGGPDLLVMELATGGERTIDGIADGERVLLGHPKTREAMRAGLAMYFVTLDDPALMAIADLIVAELGIEHFFNIQLVGDHVIEINPRISTIVYQEDLDLPYLGVKRALGEITPEELVALRPRIRPGRTALRYFDQIEWDA, encoded by the coding sequence ATGAGGCCGATCACCGTCGTCGTCACGGCGTCCGGCGCGCCGGGCACCGCCGCCCTGCTGCGCGGGCTGCGCGAGAACGGCGAGCGCGAGGTGCGGCTCGTCGGCACCGACATGTCGGAGCGCTCGGTCGGCCGCCATCTCTGCGACGCGTTCCATCTCGTGCCGGCGGGATCCGACCCGGGCTTCGCCGACGCGATCCGGGCGATCGTCGAGCGCGAGGGCGCCGACTGCGTGCTGCCGCAGTCGTCGTTCGACCTCGAGGGGCTCGCGCAGCATCGGGAGAGCTTCCCGGTGCCGGTGCTCGTCTCGCGGCCCGACGCGATCTTCCGCTGCAACGACAAGGCGGAGACCTATGCCTTCCTCCACCGGCTCGGCCTGCCCGCGCCCGCGTTCCGCCGCGTCAGCGGGGCGGCGGAGGTCGAGGCGGCCGCACGCGAGCTCGGCTATCCCGACGTGCCCGTGTGCTTCAAGCCGGTGTTCTCGTCCGGCTCGCGCGGCTTCCGCGTCCTCGACCCGACCGTCGACCGCGCCCGCCAGCTCCTCGACGAGCGGCCCGGCTCGGTGGCGATGCGGCTCGAGGAGGCCGTCGAGCTGCTGCCCGCCGAGGGCGGCCCCGACCTGCTCGTGATGGAGCTGGCGACGGGCGGCGAGCGCACGATCGACGGCATCGCCGACGGCGAGCGCGTGCTGCTCGGGCATCCGAAGACGCGCGAGGCGATGCGCGCCGGCCTTGCCATGTACTTCGTCACCCTCGACGACCCTGCGCTGATGGCGATCGCCGACCTGATCGTCGCCGAGCTCGGCATCGAGCACTTCTTCAACATCCAGCTCGTCGGCGACCACGTGATCGAGATCAACCCGCGCATCTCGACGATCGTCTACCAGGAAGACCTCGACCTGCCGTACCTGGGCGTCAAGCGCGCGCTCGGCGAGATCACGCCCGAGGAGCTCGTGGCGCTGCGGCCCCGCATCAGGCCGGGCCGCACGGCGCTGCGCTACTTCGACCAGATCGAATGGGACGCGTGA
- a CDS encoding ATP-grasp domain-containing protein — MKTVLFVGAGRHQRRAILQARERGLRVVGVDRNPDAPGLQAADVPEAVDFSDVDAVTEVARRNEVDGALTVSADRAVPVVAAVTERLGLPSIGTAVALRMTNKLVMRRRLAEAGVPQPPFSALASPAAIDAALEAVPLPGVLKPSDSGGQRGIFRVETRAQLERHLPDALAESRSGEAILEGFVDGLEMNGIVIARGGEPAALTLSDRLRPPGIGFGVGWIHVYPARLRPQQHALAEQVAADAVRALGLRDGIAFPQLIAAPDGGVAVVEVAARIPGGQMADLVRHAVGVDLVEVALRQALGEEVPDDVALPRFRQPLAIRFFTAQPGPLPAGKVLRIGSLDPVLAAEGVVQADTYLQVGETIRPVRLDGDRRGYVIAVADDADTALARAEAAAALLEVEVAPV; from the coding sequence GTGAAGACCGTCCTCTTCGTCGGCGCCGGGCGCCACCAGCGCCGTGCGATCCTGCAGGCACGCGAGCGTGGGCTGCGCGTCGTCGGCGTCGACCGCAATCCGGACGCTCCCGGCCTGCAGGCCGCCGACGTCCCCGAGGCGGTCGACTTCAGCGACGTCGACGCGGTCACGGAGGTCGCCCGCAGGAACGAGGTCGACGGTGCGCTCACCGTCTCGGCCGACCGCGCGGTGCCCGTCGTCGCCGCGGTCACGGAGCGCCTCGGCCTGCCGTCGATCGGCACCGCGGTCGCCCTGCGCATGACGAACAAGCTCGTCATGCGCAGACGCCTGGCCGAGGCGGGCGTGCCGCAGCCGCCGTTCTCGGCGCTCGCCTCGCCCGCCGCCATCGACGCCGCACTCGAGGCGGTGCCGCTGCCGGGGGTGCTGAAGCCGTCCGACTCGGGCGGCCAGCGCGGCATCTTCCGGGTCGAGACGCGCGCGCAGCTGGAGCGCCACCTGCCGGACGCGCTCGCGGAGTCGCGCTCGGGCGAGGCGATCCTGGAGGGCTTCGTCGACGGGCTGGAGATGAACGGCATCGTCATCGCGCGCGGCGGCGAGCCGGCGGCGCTGACGCTGTCCGACCGCTTGCGCCCGCCGGGGATCGGCTTCGGCGTCGGCTGGATCCACGTCTACCCGGCGCGGCTTCGCCCGCAGCAGCACGCGCTGGCGGAGCAGGTGGCGGCGGACGCTGTCCGCGCGCTCGGCCTGCGCGACGGGATCGCGTTCCCGCAGCTGATCGCCGCGCCCGACGGCGGCGTCGCCGTCGTCGAGGTGGCGGCGCGCATCCCGGGAGGGCAGATGGCCGACCTCGTGCGCCACGCCGTCGGCGTCGACCTCGTCGAGGTGGCGCTGCGACAGGCACTCGGAGAGGAGGTGCCCGACGACGTGGCGCTGCCACGCTTCCGGCAGCCGCTCGCGATCCGCTTCTTCACCGCGCAGCCGGGCCCGCTGCCGGCGGGGAAGGTGCTGCGCATCGGCAGCCTCGACCCGGTGCTCGCGGCGGAAGGCGTCGTCCAGGCCGACACCTACCTCCAGGTCGGTGAGACGATCCGCCCCGTCCGGCTCGACGGCGACCGCCGCGGCTACGTGATCGCCGTCGCGGACGACGCCGACACCGCGCTCGCGCGCGCCGAGGCGGCGGCGGCGCTGCTCGAGGTCGAGGTGGCGCCGGTATGA
- a CDS encoding SSI family serine proteinase inhibitor yields the protein MRSPAALALVAATLVAAAPVGGSSAAAAPRTSLTITYFEDAREPATRVAATLRCNPVGGTHPRRSLACRGLARVGLRGLQPLPRGVACTEIYGGPQAAVVQGVVDGQRVWVRLKRDNGCEISRWNRLAFLLPVVWTASG from the coding sequence ATGCGCTCCCCGGCAGCTCTCGCGCTCGTCGCGGCCACGCTCGTCGCAGCCGCGCCGGTCGGCGGCTCGTCCGCGGCGGCGGCGCCGCGCACGTCGCTCACGATCACCTATTTCGAGGACGCGCGCGAGCCGGCGACACGCGTCGCCGCCACCCTGCGCTGCAACCCCGTGGGCGGCACCCATCCGCGGCGCTCGCTCGCCTGCCGCGGGCTCGCGCGGGTCGGCCTGCGCGGCCTGCAGCCCCTGCCGCGCGGCGTCGCCTGCACGGAGATCTACGGCGGCCCGCAGGCGGCGGTCGTCCAGGGCGTCGTCGACGGGCAGCGGGTGTGGGTGCGCCTGAAGCGCGACAACGGCTGCGAGATCAGCCGCTGGAACCGGCTGGCGTTCCTGCTGCCGGTGGTGTGGACGGCGTCCGGCTGA